In Candidatus Desulforudis audaxviator MP104C, a genomic segment contains:
- a CDS encoding PFL family protein gives MLGVDEIIQTIKMIQEENLDIRTITMGVSLLDCAASDPVAVCDKVHRKVTRLAGRLVEIGNEIEREYGIPIVNKRIAVTPVALIIGEMGRDGCLALARTLDRAAAEVGVNFIGGYSTLVHKGFTRGDRELIASLPEALAATERVCASVNVATSKAGINMDAVRLMGAVIKETAARTADRSAIGCAKLVVFANAPEDNPFMAGAFHGVGEPECVINVGVSGPGVVKNAVARLPDADLGALAEEIKKTAFKITRMGELVGRETAKRLGVPFGIVDLSLAPTPAVGDSVAEIIEALGVEACGAPGTTAALALLNDAVKKGGAMASSRVGGLSGAFIPVSEDAGMIRAVAAGALGLDKLEAMTAVCSVGIDMVALPGDTSAETIAALIADEITIGVVNHKTTAVRLIPVPGKRAGEFVEFGGLLGRTPIMEVNHFGAAKFVHRGGRIPAPISSLNN, from the coding sequence ATGTTGGGTGTGGACGAGATCATCCAGACCATTAAAATGATCCAGGAGGAAAACCTGGACATCCGCACCATTACGATGGGTGTCAGCCTGCTGGACTGTGCCGCCTCCGATCCGGTGGCAGTCTGTGACAAGGTGCACCGCAAGGTCACGCGCCTCGCCGGGCGGCTGGTGGAGATCGGAAACGAGATCGAGCGGGAGTACGGGATCCCGATCGTGAACAAGCGGATCGCGGTCACCCCTGTGGCCCTGATCATCGGGGAGATGGGTAGAGACGGCTGCCTGGCCCTGGCCCGGACCCTGGACCGGGCGGCGGCGGAAGTCGGGGTGAACTTCATCGGCGGCTATTCCACCTTGGTCCACAAGGGCTTCACCCGGGGCGACCGGGAGCTGATCGCGTCCCTCCCGGAGGCGTTGGCTGCTACCGAAAGGGTGTGCGCCTCGGTGAACGTGGCCACCAGCAAGGCCGGGATCAACATGGACGCCGTCCGGCTGATGGGAGCGGTCATCAAAGAAACGGCGGCCCGCACGGCCGACCGCAGTGCGATCGGGTGCGCCAAGCTTGTGGTGTTCGCCAACGCGCCTGAGGACAACCCCTTCATGGCCGGGGCTTTCCACGGGGTCGGGGAGCCGGAGTGCGTGATCAACGTGGGGGTGAGCGGACCGGGCGTGGTCAAGAACGCGGTGGCCCGGCTGCCGGACGCCGACCTGGGTGCGCTGGCCGAGGAGATCAAAAAGACGGCCTTCAAGATCACCCGCATGGGGGAGTTGGTGGGCCGGGAGACAGCAAAGCGACTCGGGGTGCCCTTCGGCATCGTGGACCTTTCGCTGGCGCCGACCCCGGCCGTGGGGGACAGCGTGGCCGAGATCATTGAGGCTCTGGGCGTGGAAGCCTGCGGCGCCCCCGGCACCACGGCGGCGCTGGCCCTTTTGAACGACGCCGTCAAGAAGGGTGGAGCCATGGCCTCGTCCCGCGTCGGCGGCCTTTCGGGGGCTTTTATCCCGGTCAGCGAAGACGCCGGGATGATCCGGGCCGTGGCGGCGGGGGCTTTGGGCCTGGACAAGCTGGAAGCGATGACCGCGGTGTGTTCCGTCGGGATCGATATGGTCGCCCTGCCGGGAGACACCTCGGCGGAAACCATCGCCGCCCTGATCGCCGATGAGATCACCATCGGGGTAGTGAACCACAAGACCACGGCGGTGCGGCTGATCCCTGTGCCCGGAAAAAGAGCGGGGGAGTTTGTGGAATTCGGCGGCCTTCTGGGACGGACGCCGATAATGGAAGTCAACCATTTCGGGGCCGCCAAGTTCGTGCACCGGGGCGGGCGGATTCCCGCGCCGATCAGCAGCCTGAACAACTAA
- a CDS encoding ACT domain-containing protein, giving the protein MSGTNRIIVTVIGTDRVGIIAGVAQVLADNNVNILDISQTILQEFLVMIMVADMRGSKVDLSTLKGRLAEKGRELGVRIDAQHEDAFTYMHRI; this is encoded by the coding sequence ATGTCCGGCACAAACCGCATTATCGTGACCGTGATCGGCACGGACCGGGTGGGGATCATCGCGGGCGTGGCCCAGGTGCTGGCCGACAACAACGTGAACATCCTGGATATCAGTCAGACCATCCTGCAAGAGTTCCTGGTGATGATCATGGTGGCCGACATGCGCGGTAGCAAGGTCGACCTGAGCACACTCAAGGGGCGGCTTGCGGAAAAAGGGCGGGAACTCGGCGTGCGGATCGACGCCCAGCACGAGGACGCCTTCACTTACATGCACCGCATCTAG
- the secF gene encoding protein translocase subunit SecF, producing the protein MFHFVRQRKYWYLISLLIIVPGIISLLFRGLNLGIDFTGGSLVEVQFQKQVSVQEVRAVLTGHGLERSVIQLSGDRQVLIRTGVITETQNQAMIESLGKEVGTLTVLRNEAVGPVIGKELAQRAILALLAAAVAIVVYISWRFEFKQGLAAIVALLHDALITIGIFSLFWIQVDSAFVAAVLTILGYSINATIVIFDRIRENAKAAKKTEPLEDVVNRSLWDTMARSINTSVTVMFMLLALFFLGGATLKAFVLALMIGVVSGTWSSIFIAGPVWLDLRKRLPRSKRPAGARA; encoded by the coding sequence GTGTTTCACTTCGTAAGGCAACGCAAGTACTGGTACCTGATTTCGCTGCTGATCATCGTCCCGGGGATCATCTCCCTGCTGTTCCGGGGTTTGAACCTGGGGATCGACTTCACGGGCGGCAGCCTGGTAGAGGTTCAATTCCAGAAGCAGGTGAGCGTCCAGGAGGTGCGCGCGGTGCTGACCGGGCACGGCCTGGAACGGAGCGTCATCCAGCTCAGCGGGGACCGACAGGTGCTTATCCGCACCGGTGTCATCACCGAGACCCAGAACCAGGCGATGATCGAATCCCTGGGTAAGGAGGTCGGGACCCTGACCGTGCTCCGGAACGAGGCGGTCGGCCCGGTGATCGGTAAGGAACTGGCGCAGAGAGCGATCCTGGCGCTGTTGGCGGCCGCCGTTGCCATTGTGGTCTACATTTCCTGGCGCTTTGAATTCAAACAGGGTCTTGCCGCTATTGTGGCGCTTCTGCACGACGCCCTGATCACGATCGGCATATTCTCGCTATTCTGGATCCAGGTGGACAGCGCCTTTGTGGCGGCGGTCCTGACCATTCTCGGTTACTCCATCAACGCCACCATCGTGATCTTTGACCGGATCCGTGAAAACGCCAAGGCCGCCAAGAAGACCGAGCCCCTGGAGGACGTCGTCAACCGGAGCCTGTGGGACACCATGGCGCGTTCGATCAACACCTCGGTGACCGTGATGTTCATGCTGCTCGCGCTGTTCTTCCTGGGCGGCGCGACGCTGAAAGCGTTTGTCCTGGCCCTGATGATCGGTGTGGTAAGCGGTACCTGGTCCTCGATTTTCATTGCCGGCCCGGTATGGCTGGACTTAAGGAAGCGGCTGCCGCGGTCAAAAAGACCGGCGGGCGCCCGGGCCTGA
- the secD gene encoding protein translocase subunit SecD, with protein MRLGNLLKVAVILVVAAAVSLVSFYPVAGVPWLPLTQDINLGLDLRGGVHVVLEAVDTEDAKATPDAVQRSIGMLEERINQFGVTEPVIQQQGTNRIIVEIAGVDDPDAVVRDLIRPAYLEFRTEDGTTVLTGADLSDAREAINPNTREPEVNLTWNPEGAKTFAEVTAAHVGRRLGIYLDGHMLQNPEIKQPIPDGKAVITGYESLQEANRVAVLLRSGALPVKLDIMEKRTVGPQLGADSLERSVTAGAIGFGAILLFMVLYYRLPGLVSAVSLVVYATLVLLVLAAFNATLTLAGIFGFLLSLGIAIDANIIIFERLKEELRTGRSLRSAVDAGFKRAFVAILDANVTTLIAAVILYVFAPVMIKGFALTLGIGILISMFTGLVLTKWMLHLLAGSGMVNSPRLYLK; from the coding sequence TTGAGGTTGGGTAATTTACTTAAGGTCGCCGTGATTCTTGTAGTTGCGGCCGCCGTTTCGCTGGTCTCCTTTTACCCGGTGGCGGGCGTGCCGTGGCTGCCCCTGACCCAGGACATCAACCTGGGTCTGGATTTGCGCGGCGGGGTGCACGTGGTCCTCGAAGCGGTGGACACCGAGGACGCAAAAGCAACTCCGGACGCGGTACAGCGGTCGATCGGGATGCTTGAGGAACGAATCAACCAGTTCGGGGTGACCGAACCGGTGATCCAGCAGCAGGGTACAAACCGGATCATCGTGGAAATCGCCGGGGTCGACGATCCCGACGCCGTGGTCCGCGACCTGATCCGTCCGGCCTACCTGGAGTTCCGGACCGAGGACGGCACTACGGTCTTGACCGGGGCCGACCTGTCCGATGCCCGGGAAGCGATTAACCCGAACACCAGGGAACCCGAAGTGAACCTGACCTGGAACCCGGAAGGGGCGAAAACCTTTGCGGAAGTGACGGCGGCCCACGTGGGCCGGCGCTTGGGCATTTACCTGGACGGGCACATGCTGCAAAACCCGGAAATCAAGCAACCCATCCCGGACGGCAAGGCCGTGATCACCGGATACGAGTCCCTGCAGGAGGCGAACCGGGTCGCCGTCCTGTTGCGTTCCGGCGCCCTGCCGGTCAAGCTGGACATCATGGAGAAGCGCACCGTTGGCCCGCAATTGGGGGCGGATTCCCTGGAGCGTTCGGTCACCGCCGGGGCGATCGGTTTCGGCGCCATCCTGCTGTTCATGGTGCTGTACTACCGCCTGCCCGGACTGGTGTCCGCCGTTTCCCTGGTGGTGTACGCCACCCTGGTCCTGCTGGTGCTGGCGGCGTTCAACGCCACGCTGACTTTGGCCGGGATTTTCGGGTTCCTGCTCTCGCTGGGGATCGCCATCGACGCCAACATCATCATCTTTGAACGTCTCAAAGAGGAATTACGCACCGGCCGCTCATTACGCTCGGCGGTGGATGCCGGTTTCAAACGGGCCTTCGTGGCCATTCTGGACGCGAACGTCACCACCCTGATTGCGGCCGTGATTCTTTACGTGTTCGCACCGGTAATGATCAAAGGGTTCGCGCTGACCCTCGGCATCGGCATCCTGATCAGCATGTTCACCGGCCTGGTGCTCACCAAATGGATGCTTCATCTGCTCGCGGGTAGTGGGATGGTCAACAGTCCCCGTCTGTACCTGAAATAG
- a CDS encoding HD domain-containing protein, giving the protein MITLQEVKANPVIDSFIRNGNKYLGVMGFTEHSYRHVNLVSSIARNILERLGYPGREAELAAIAGYLHDVGNVVSRSQHGISGALIAFRVLEKMGMEPDEMAKVISAIANHEEEYGQPVNTVAAALILADKSDVHRSRVRNPDIATFDIHDRVNYAVEHSFLWVHEDRRAVTLELTIDIEICPVMEYFEIFLTRMALCRRAANFLNSNFELVINGAKLL; this is encoded by the coding sequence TTGATTACGCTGCAGGAGGTCAAAGCCAACCCGGTCATCGACAGCTTCATACGCAACGGTAACAAGTACCTGGGTGTAATGGGCTTTACCGAACACAGCTACCGCCACGTCAACCTGGTGTCCAGCATTGCCCGGAATATCTTGGAACGATTGGGCTATCCGGGGCGGGAGGCCGAATTGGCGGCGATCGCCGGATACCTGCACGACGTTGGTAACGTGGTAAGCCGGAGCCAGCACGGGATCTCGGGGGCCCTGATCGCCTTTCGGGTGCTGGAGAAGATGGGCATGGAACCCGATGAGATGGCGAAAGTGATCTCGGCGATCGCCAACCATGAGGAAGAATACGGGCAGCCCGTGAATACGGTGGCCGCCGCCCTGATCCTGGCCGACAAGTCGGACGTGCACCGCTCCCGGGTACGGAATCCGGACATCGCCACCTTTGACATTCACGACCGGGTCAACTACGCGGTGGAGCATTCCTTTCTGTGGGTGCACGAGGACCGGCGGGCGGTTACCCTGGAACTGACCATCGACATCGAAATCTGCCCGGTAATGGAGTACTTCGAAATTTTTCTGACCCGGATGGCCCTGTGCCGCCGGGCCGCAAACTTCTTGAACTCAAATTTCGAACTGGTGATCAACGGTGCCAAACTGTTGTAG
- the yajC gene encoding preprotein translocase subunit YajC — MSGEMISVLYIIGLFALLYFLLIRPQQVRQKKHMEMIKSLKVNDPVITVGGIYGVIVKLKEDTVILKVAENVKIEFLKTAIAQVRRNENT, encoded by the coding sequence ATGAGCGGGGAAATGATTTCGGTCCTTTACATTATCGGGCTTTTTGCCCTTCTATACTTTCTCTTGATTAGACCTCAGCAGGTGCGCCAGAAGAAGCACATGGAGATGATCAAGAGCCTTAAGGTCAACGATCCGGTGATTACCGTCGGGGGCATCTACGGCGTCATCGTAAAGCTTAAGGAAGATACCGTGATTCTAAAAGTCGCCGAGAATGTCAAGATCGAGTTTCTGAAGACCGCCATCGCCCAGGTGCGCAGGAACGAGAATACTTAA
- a CDS encoding DUF2905 domain-containing protein translates to MDILEWFGRTLIIVGVLIVVLGALLYFGGKILGIGRLPGDILIQRGNFTLYFPLATAILLSIILTLVLNLFFRR, encoded by the coding sequence ATGGACATCTTGGAGTGGTTCGGGAGAACACTCATCATCGTGGGCGTCTTGATCGTTGTCCTGGGGGCGCTTCTGTACTTTGGGGGGAAAATACTGGGCATCGGGCGGCTGCCGGGCGACATTCTGATTCAGCGGGGCAACTTTACCCTGTATTTCCCTCTGGCCACCGCCATCCTGCTCAGCATCATTCTCACCCTGGTGCTGAACCTCTTTTTCCGGCGGTAG
- a CDS encoding epoxyqueuosine reductase QueH, with product MAEHGDRKMLLHVCCGPCAIYPLERLREQGFEPHGYFFNPNIHPYAEYLRRREALASFARGEDWPVIFAPDYSLEQYFREVVYREGDRCRFCFTQRLRQTARVAVRGRFAAFSTTLLVSPFQKHDLVRQAGMAAAVEYGISFHYEDFRLGFRKAVSRSRELGLYRQQYCGCVFSERDRHERRSKGERR from the coding sequence ATGGCGGAGCACGGGGACCGGAAGATGCTGCTCCACGTTTGCTGCGGGCCGTGCGCTATCTACCCGCTCGAGCGGCTGCGGGAGCAGGGGTTCGAGCCGCACGGTTACTTCTTCAATCCGAACATTCACCCGTACGCGGAGTACCTGCGCCGCCGGGAGGCCCTGGCCAGTTTCGCCCGGGGGGAGGACTGGCCGGTGATTTTCGCGCCGGACTACTCGCTCGAGCAATACTTCCGCGAGGTTGTGTACCGGGAGGGGGATCGCTGCCGGTTCTGCTTCACCCAGCGGTTGCGGCAGACGGCGCGGGTGGCGGTGCGGGGCCGGTTTGCGGCCTTTTCGACCACGTTGTTAGTTAGTCCTTTTCAAAAGCACGATCTGGTTCGGCAGGCGGGAATGGCCGCCGCAGTCGAGTACGGCATATCGTTTCACTATGAGGACTTTCGGCTGGGTTTCCGGAAGGCCGTCAGCCGCTCCCGGGAGTTGGGCCTGTACCGCCAACAGTACTGCGGGTGTGTATTCAGCGAGCGGGATAGACATGAACGCCGCAGTAAGGGGGAACGGAGGTAA